A stretch of Sphingomicrobium flavum DNA encodes these proteins:
- a CDS encoding error-prone DNA polymerase, translated as MPDQPLTPDRRTLARLSDRDFTGNPRAEFVELGLMSCFSFLRGASDAVDLVLTAFAQGYDAIGIADLNTLAGVVRIHSEATTAKMRPVIGCRIATVEGWQFLAYPVDRAAYGRLSSLLSKGKMATLEGEWQDKGETHIDLSLMAAHQEGLQLVLIPPTRLDSAFEAGLGALAARLASLSHIAAAFLYRGDDVARINRLDALAKANGLELMATNLVRYHAPERRPLQDIMTCIREKTTIDKAGLILAANAERYLKSPAEMVRLFARWPHAIKAARAIADACNFNLTELAYEYPDEPIPADRTPDEQLRALAEEGARWRYPDGVPHKVKGLIARELALIAKLNIARYFLTIKDIIDFARGCEPPILCQGRGSAANSAVCYCLGITAVDPDEHELLFDRFISEERKEPPDIDVDFEHERREEVIQYIYRRYGRHRAGLCATVIHYRPRMAIREVGKVMGLSEDTTSALARTVWGSYGKEIADKHAAEAGLDMSDPQLRRVLKLTEQMIGMPRHLSQHVGGFILTQGPLTHTVPIGNGAMPERSFIEWDKDDIDALGILKIDVLALGMLTCLQKGFDLLRDHHHRDLTLATCPREDPRVYDMLVKGDSLGVFQVESRAQMNMLPRLKPRKFYDLVIEVAIVRPGPIQGDMVHPYLKRRRGAEPVIIPKPSSDHGPPDELSSILGRTLGVPIFQEQAMKIALDAAKFSSVEANQLRKAMATFRSRGMVDELQDKMVGRMIERGYDPEFAARCFQQIRGFGEYGFPESHAASFAHLVYVSSWMKCHYPAVFACALLNSQPMGFYAPAQIVRDAQEHGVEVRAADVNDSGWDNSLEAFVEGNDQPPMRLGLRQVEGLREVAAARLVAERDRAGPYASLAELHERTRLSSAVIERLAAADAFRSMGLDRRQALWDARALKSAIDLPLFAAAAARDEGAERAAHMLPQMPLPEHVVADYQTMRLSLKAHPMSFLRDGLSARGFTANADLRKKNFRQMAKVSGIVLIRQRPGSAKGVCFITLEDETGVVNLVVWPDVMEKYRKVIMGARLMEVSGRIEMDDEVLHLIVGRMEDATWRLGELSHDLLNTQISRADEVNRPLRTMSEAKHKVEIIPEAGNADCAPRAARRTLKPADPRSPLHQPMRQTHPRNARILPKSRDFH; from the coding sequence ATGCCTGACCAGCCGCTGACCCCCGATCGCCGCACGCTGGCGCGCCTGTCGGACCGGGACTTTACCGGCAATCCGCGCGCCGAATTCGTCGAGCTTGGCCTGATGAGCTGCTTTTCCTTCCTGCGCGGTGCGTCGGATGCGGTCGACCTTGTGCTTACCGCTTTCGCGCAGGGCTATGATGCCATCGGCATTGCCGATCTCAATACGCTGGCCGGGGTGGTGCGCATCCATAGCGAGGCGACGACCGCCAAGATGCGCCCCGTCATCGGGTGCCGCATCGCCACGGTCGAAGGCTGGCAGTTCCTCGCCTATCCGGTGGACCGCGCCGCCTATGGCCGGCTCTCATCGCTTTTGTCCAAGGGCAAGATGGCGACGCTGGAGGGCGAATGGCAGGACAAGGGGGAGACCCATATCGACCTGTCGCTGATGGCCGCGCACCAGGAAGGCCTCCAGCTTGTCCTGATCCCGCCCACACGGCTGGACAGCGCGTTCGAGGCGGGGCTTGGCGCGCTGGCCGCGCGGCTTGCCTCGCTGTCGCACATTGCCGCCGCTTTCCTGTATCGCGGGGACGATGTGGCGCGCATCAACCGGCTCGACGCGCTGGCCAAGGCCAACGGGCTGGAGCTCATGGCCACCAATCTGGTGCGCTATCACGCGCCCGAGCGGCGCCCGCTTCAGGACATCATGACCTGCATCCGCGAGAAGACCACCATCGACAAGGCCGGCCTCATCCTGGCCGCCAATGCCGAGCGCTATCTCAAGTCGCCCGCCGAAATGGTCCGGCTGTTCGCCCGCTGGCCGCACGCCATCAAGGCTGCGCGCGCGATTGCCGATGCCTGCAATTTCAACCTTACCGAGCTGGCCTACGAATATCCCGACGAGCCCATTCCCGCCGACCGCACCCCCGACGAACAGTTGCGCGCGCTGGCCGAGGAAGGTGCGCGCTGGCGCTATCCGGACGGGGTGCCGCACAAGGTGAAGGGGCTGATCGCGCGCGAACTGGCGCTGATCGCCAAGCTCAACATCGCGCGCTATTTCCTGACCATCAAGGACATCATCGATTTCGCGCGCGGCTGCGAACCGCCGATCCTGTGCCAGGGGCGCGGCAGCGCGGCCAACAGCGCGGTCTGCTATTGCCTGGGCATCACCGCGGTCGATCCCGACGAGCATGAACTGCTGTTCGACCGCTTCATTTCCGAAGAGCGCAAGGAGCCGCCCGATATCGACGTCGATTTCGAGCATGAGCGGCGCGAGGAGGTGATCCAATATATCTACCGGCGCTACGGCCGCCACCGCGCCGGGCTGTGCGCCACGGTGATCCATTACCGGCCGCGCATGGCGATCCGCGAGGTGGGCAAGGTGATGGGGCTGTCGGAGGACACCACCAGCGCGCTCGCCCGCACCGTGTGGGGCAGCTATGGCAAGGAGATTGCCGACAAGCATGCCGCCGAGGCCGGGCTCGACATGAGCGATCCGCAGCTGCGCCGCGTGCTTAAGCTGACCGAGCAGATGATCGGCATGCCGCGCCATCTTTCGCAGCATGTCGGCGGCTTCATCCTGACGCAGGGGCCGCTGACCCATACCGTGCCGATCGGCAACGGTGCCATGCCCGAACGCAGCTTCATCGAGTGGGACAAGGACGATATCGACGCGCTGGGCATCCTGAAGATCGATGTGCTGGCGCTGGGCATGCTGACCTGCCTGCAAAAGGGTTTCGACCTGCTGCGCGACCATCATCATCGCGACCTCACGCTGGCGACCTGCCCGCGCGAGGACCCGCGCGTCTATGACATGCTGGTCAAGGGCGACAGCCTGGGCGTTTTCCAAGTCGAAAGCCGCGCGCAGATGAACATGCTGCCGCGCCTCAAGCCGCGCAAATTCTACGACCTGGTGATCGAGGTGGCGATCGTGCGCCCCGGCCCGATCCAGGGCGACATGGTGCATCCCTATCTCAAGCGTCGCCGCGGCGCCGAACCCGTCATCATCCCCAAACCCTCGAGCGATCATGGCCCGCCCGATGAATTGAGCTCGATCCTGGGGCGCACGTTGGGGGTGCCCATCTTCCAGGAACAGGCGATGAAGATCGCGCTCGACGCGGCCAAATTTTCCAGCGTGGAGGCCAACCAGCTGCGCAAGGCGATGGCGACCTTCCGTTCGCGCGGGATGGTCGATGAACTGCAGGACAAGATGGTCGGGCGGATGATCGAGCGCGGCTACGATCCCGAATTTGCGGCCCGCTGTTTCCAGCAGATCAGGGGGTTTGGCGAATATGGCTTCCCCGAAAGCCACGCCGCCAGCTTCGCCCACCTCGTCTATGTGTCGAGCTGGATGAAATGCCATTATCCGGCGGTCTTCGCCTGCGCGCTCTTGAATTCGCAGCCCATGGGTTTCTATGCCCCCGCGCAGATCGTGCGCGATGCGCAGGAACATGGCGTCGAGGTGCGCGCCGCCGACGTCAACGACAGCGGCTGGGACAACAGCCTGGAAGCCTTTGTCGAGGGCAACGACCAACCGCCCATGCGGCTGGGCCTCAGGCAGGTCGAGGGGCTGCGCGAGGTCGCCGCCGCGCGGCTGGTGGCCGAACGCGACCGCGCCGGCCCTTATGCCAGCCTGGCCGAACTGCATGAGCGCACGCGGCTCAGCTCGGCGGTGATCGAACGGCTGGCGGCCGCCGATGCCTTCCGCTCGATGGGGCTCGACCGGCGCCAGGCGCTATGGGACGCGCGTGCCTTGAAGTCGGCCATCGACCTGCCGCTGTTCGCCGCCGCCGCCGCGCGCGACGAAGGCGCCGAGCGCGCCGCGCATATGCTGCCGCAGATGCCGTTGCCCGAGCATGTCGTGGCCGATTACCAGACCATGCGGCTCAGCCTGAAGGCCCACCCGATGAGCTTCCTGCGCGACGGGCTGTCGGCGCGCGGCTTCACCGCCAATGCCGATCTTCGCAAGAAGAATTTCCGGCAGATGGCGAAGGTGTCGGGGATCGTCCTCATCCGCCAGCGCCCGGGCAGCGCGAAGGGCGTCTGCTTCATCACGCTGGAAGATGAAACGGGCGTGGTGAACCTGGTGGTCTGGCCCGACGTGATGGAGAAATATCGCAAGGTCATCATGGGCGCGCGGTTGATGGAGGTGAGCGGGCGGATCGAGATGGACGACGAGGTGCTGCACCTCATCGTGGGCAGGATGGAGGATGCGACCTGGCGGCTGGGCGAACTCAGCCACGATCTGCTCAACACCCAGATCAGCCGCGCCGACGAGGTCAATCGCCCGCTGCGCACCATGAGCGAGGCCAAGCATAAGGTGGAAATCATCCCCGAGGCGGGCAATGCCGATTGCGCCCCCCGCGCCGCGCGGCGGACGTTAAAGCCTGCCGATCCGCGCAGCCCGCTGCACCAGCCGATGCGCCAGACCCATCCGCGCAATGCGCGGATTCTGCCCAAGAGCCGCGATTTCCATTAG
- a CDS encoding MarR family winged helix-turn-helix transcriptional regulator gives MAVNDDEVIRLGDFLPYQVVLLADRIGKRIAAVLKSHDDMNLSHWRVLAAVAEVPGRTANEVVAVTPMDKGIVSRAVKSLIGEGLLERRASDSDGRLGHLHLTTSGETLYRAIAADIRAVEKQMRASLPPGQWADMQSALSRLLAALG, from the coding sequence ATGGCTGTCAATGATGACGAAGTGATCCGGCTGGGCGATTTCCTGCCCTATCAGGTCGTGCTGCTGGCCGACCGGATCGGCAAGCGCATCGCTGCCGTGCTCAAGAGCCATGACGATATGAACCTGTCGCACTGGCGGGTGCTCGCCGCCGTCGCCGAAGTGCCGGGCCGCACCGCCAACGAAGTCGTCGCGGTCACCCCGATGGACAAGGGTATCGTCAGCCGCGCGGTCAAGAGCCTGATCGGCGAGGGCCTGCTTGAACGCCGCGCCTCGGACAGTGACGGACGGCTCGGCCACCTCCACCTCACCACAAGCGGCGAGACGCTCTACCGCGCCATCGCCGCCGATATCCGTGCGGTCGAGAAGCAGATGCGCGCTTCCTTGCCGCCTGGCCAATGGGCGGACATGCAAAGCGCGCTGTCGCGCCTGCTGGCGGCGCTGGGCTAA